The following are encoded in a window of Sutcliffiella horikoshii genomic DNA:
- the fliQ gene encoding flagellar biosynthesis protein FliQ codes for MSPEFVISMAERGVYTILLISAPLLILALVVGLIVSIFQATTQIQEQTLAFIPKIVAVLVGLVVFGPWMLSNMLSYALEIFNNIHRYVS; via the coding sequence ATGAGCCCGGAATTTGTAATATCTATGGCAGAAAGAGGAGTTTATACGATTCTATTAATTAGCGCACCTCTTCTGATATTGGCTTTAGTCGTGGGCTTAATTGTAAGTATCTTTCAAGCAACAACCCAGATCCAAGAGCAAACACTGGCTTTTATACCGAAAATTGTAGCGGTATTGGTGGGGTTGGTTGTTTTTGGTCCGTGGATGCTGTCCAACATGCTTTCCTATGCTTTGGAAATCTTCAATAATATTCACCGGTATGTGAGTTAG
- the fliR gene encoding flagellar biosynthetic protein FliR produces the protein MLEWVNYFPAFLLVLTRVTAFFVTLPLFSYRNVPSTFKVGLGFFFALVMSFSLDLPIIGIDGTYILLVIKELMVGLLIGLVAYMVLSAIQIAGGFIDFQMGFAIANVIDPQTGIQSPIMGQFFYTFALLLLLAVNGHHLMMDGIFYSYEMIAVTQAWIPLGEAQVFEFVLKTINTMFVIALQLAIPIVGVLFLVDVALGIVARTVPQLNVFVVGLPLKIGVSFITIIFSLTILFTLFYKLFELMLYTMRGLLELLGGI, from the coding sequence ATGCTAGAATGGGTGAACTATTTTCCAGCATTTTTATTGGTTTTGACAAGAGTGACGGCATTCTTTGTCACCCTGCCACTCTTTTCTTATCGGAATGTACCTTCCACTTTTAAAGTGGGTCTCGGATTTTTCTTTGCACTTGTTATGTCCTTTTCGTTGGACCTCCCGATTATAGGGATTGATGGGACATATATTTTGTTGGTAATAAAAGAGTTGATGGTAGGGCTTTTGATAGGTCTGGTCGCATATATGGTCTTATCTGCCATTCAAATTGCAGGGGGATTCATCGACTTCCAAATGGGATTTGCGATTGCCAATGTCATTGATCCGCAGACAGGCATACAGAGTCCAATCATGGGCCAATTCTTTTATACATTCGCCTTGCTGCTTCTTTTGGCTGTTAACGGGCACCACTTAATGATGGATGGCATCTTTTACAGCTATGAAATGATAGCAGTTACGCAGGCATGGATACCACTTGGGGAAGCACAAGTATTTGAGTTTGTGCTCAAAACAATCAACACCATGTTTGTCATAGCGTTGCAACTAGCCATTCCAATAGTCGGTGTACTATTTTTAGTGGATGTGGCGCTAGGGATTGTCGCTAGGACAGTGCCGCAGCTTAATGTTTTTGTGGTAGGTCTTCCTTTGAAGATAGGGGTAAGTTTTATTACGATCATATTCTCTCTCACCATCCTTTTCACCCTGTTTTATAAGCTTTTTGAACTCATGCTTTATACCATGAGAGGCTTATTGGAATTGCTTGGAGGTATCTAG
- the flhB gene encoding flagellar biosynthesis protein FlhB, giving the protein MTNWVRLDLQYFSGEKTEKATPKKKQDTRKKGQVAKSADVNTSFVLIAVFLCLFAIGPWMKEEVLKLFEHSFRVYLLEEVTVQKVHMIFLELIMQLIWIIGPIMLAALLGAVIANYLQVGPLFSTEAIHMKLNKLDPIQGFKRIYSVRAIVEFVKSMLKIVFVGIITFSILWMSLEEVLILSQKNLHDAFAFLGTLTVRMGLFAGGALLFLSIFDYLYQKYDYEKNIRMSKHDVKDEYKKAEGDPLIKSKIKQKQREMAMQRMMQEVPQADVIITNPTHYAIALKYDESKGDAPIVLAKGVDYVAKKIKEKAKEHNIVTVENKPLARSLYSQAEIGDAIPEEFFQAVAEILAYVYRLQNQVK; this is encoded by the coding sequence ATGACAAATTGGGTTAGGTTAGACCTGCAATATTTCAGTGGTGAAAAGACGGAGAAAGCTACACCGAAAAAGAAGCAGGATACAAGGAAAAAAGGGCAGGTTGCCAAAAGTGCAGATGTAAATACTTCCTTCGTATTAATTGCAGTTTTCTTATGTCTGTTTGCTATCGGCCCTTGGATGAAGGAAGAAGTATTGAAGCTGTTTGAGCATTCCTTCCGTGTTTATCTGCTCGAGGAAGTGACTGTCCAAAAAGTTCATATGATATTTCTGGAGTTGATTATGCAATTGATCTGGATCATCGGACCAATTATGCTAGCTGCTCTTCTTGGAGCAGTCATAGCAAATTATCTACAAGTAGGTCCATTATTCTCGACAGAAGCGATACATATGAAACTCAATAAGTTGGATCCAATACAAGGATTCAAACGGATTTATTCCGTTCGCGCCATAGTCGAATTCGTTAAGTCCATGCTGAAAATTGTTTTTGTAGGGATCATAACTTTTTCTATTTTGTGGATGAGTTTAGAAGAAGTGCTGATTCTTTCTCAAAAGAATTTACATGATGCGTTTGCCTTCTTGGGGACCTTGACCGTGAGAATGGGTTTGTTTGCAGGAGGAGCGTTGCTGTTTTTATCCATTTTCGATTATTTATATCAAAAGTATGATTATGAAAAAAACATCCGAATGTCTAAGCATGATGTAAAAGATGAGTATAAAAAAGCGGAAGGTGACCCGCTTATTAAATCAAAAATCAAGCAAAAACAACGCGAAATGGCGATGCAGAGGATGATGCAAGAGGTTCCTCAGGCAGATGTCATCATTACAAATCCGACCCATTATGCGATTGCATTGAAATATGATGAATCAAAAGGTGATGCGCCGATTGTTCTTGCTAAAGGCGTGGATTATGTCGCTAAAAAGATTAAAGAGAAAGCAAAAGAGCATAACATTGTCACAGTGGAAAATAAACCGCTGGCAAGGTCACTTTATAGCCAGGCTGAAATAGGAGATGCCATCCCTGAAGAATTTTTTCAGGCAGTAGCGGAGATTCTGGCATATGTTTATCGATTACAAAATCAAGTGAAATGA